In Eriocheir sinensis breed Jianghai 21 chromosome 17, ASM2467909v1, whole genome shotgun sequence, one genomic interval encodes:
- the LOC127000060 gene encoding RNA-binding protein squid-like produces the protein MADQEMEQQDFTEDYSGGDFQENGAGVPESQEQGGEGHAATVQDSGAADAPGRDDDRKLFVGGLSWETTEKELREHFSKYGDIESINVKTDPNTGRSRGFAFIVFSLAEAVDKVIDAGDHVINGKKVDPKKAKARHGKIFVGGLKPELSDDDIKKFFGSFGNIIEVEMPFDKQKNQRKGFCFITFDQEAVVTDLLKTPKQNINGHEVDVKKATPKPDSMMRGGMRGGMRGRGGMRGRGRGWGHGWNQGGYGGYNQGGYGGYGGYGGYDYGGYGGYSGYGDYGYGGYGGYNDYSYGSGNYGGQGYGGGKSQHGRQQARHQPY, from the exons ATGGCCGACCAGGAGATGGAGCAACAGGATTTCACCGAGGACTATAGCGGCGGTGACTTCCAAGAGAACGGTGCCGGAGTGCCGGAGAGCCAGGAGCAGGGCGGCGAGGGCCACGCCGCCACCGTGCAGGACAGCGGCGCCGCCGACGCTCCTGGGCGGGACGATGATAG aaAACTTTTTGTTGGTGGTCTGAGCTGGGAAACTACAGAAA AGGAACTGCGAGAACACTTTAGCAAATACGGGGATATTGAGAGCATCAATGTCAAAACAGACCCCAACACTGGCCGCTCTAGAGGATTTGCCTTCATCGTGTTCAGTTTAGCTGAAGCAGTGGACAAA GTCATTGATGCTGGGGACCACGTCATAAATGGCAAGAAAGTTGACCCCAAGAAAGCCAAGGCCCGCCATGGAAAGATCTTTGTGGGTGGCCTGAAGCCTGAGCTCTCTGATGATGATATTAAGAAATTCTTTGGTTCATTTGGCAACATTATCGAGGTGGAAATGCCATTTGACAAACAAAAGAACCAACGGAAAGGCTTTTGCTTCATCACCTTTGACCAGGAAGCTGTTGTTACGGACCTCCTAAAAACACCCAAACAGAACATCAATGGTCATGAAGTGGATGTCAAGAAAGCCACCCCAAAACCAGACTCCATGATGAGGGGCGGCATGAGAGGTGGCATGAGGGGCCGAGGGGGCATGCGGGGCCGAGGCAGAGGATGGGGACATGGCTGGAACCAAGGAGGCTATGGAGGCTACAATCAAGGGGGCTATGGGGGTTATGGGGGCTATG GGGGCTACGACTATGGAGGTTACGGTGGTTATAGTGGCTATGGAGACTACGGTTATGGGGGCTATGGTGGCTATAATGATTATTCTTATGGATCTGGCAACTATG GCGGGCAAGGGTACGGCGGGGGGAAGAGCCAACACGGGCGGCAGCAGG